From Pelmatolapia mariae isolate MD_Pm_ZW linkage group LG22, Pm_UMD_F_2, whole genome shotgun sequence, a single genomic window includes:
- the LOC135932916 gene encoding ictacalcin-like encodes MSDIQKAMALLISTFDKYSGKEGDKNTLSKEELKDLLQNEFGEMLCKANDKAAIDRIFNDLDRDKSNSVDFGEFVRMVCCLTEMCHEYFVSRK; translated from the exons ATGTCTGACATCCAGAAGGCTATGGCCCTGCTCATCAGCACCTTTGATAAATACTCTGGCAAGGAGGGAGACAAAAACACCCTAAGCAAGGAAGAGCTGAAGGATCTTCTTCAAAATGAGTTTGGAGAAATGCTTTGC AAAGCCAATGACAAGGCAGCAATAGACCGCATCTTCAATGATCTGGACAGAGACAAGAGCAACAGTGTGGACTTTGGTGAGTTTGTCAGGATGGTCTGCTGCCTCACTGAGATGTGCCACGAGTACTTCGTATCCAGAAAATAA
- the LOC135933774 gene encoding protein S100-A10-like: MPSELENCMEGLIKVFHRYAKDGSLTRQNLRQLMEAELSSFLKCQKDPAAVDKIMKDLDANGDGLVNFEEFVSLVVGLSVACEQCYQLQMKKAGKK, from the exons ATGCCTTCAGAACTGGAAAACTGCATGGAAGGACTCATCAAGGTGTTCCACCGTTACGCCAAGGACGGTTCGCTCACCCGGCAAAACCTCAGACAGCTAATGGAGGCTGAGCTTTCCAGCTTCCTTAAG tgtCAAAAAGATCCTGCTGCTGTAGACAAGATCATGAAAGACTTGGACGCCAACGGTGATGGTCTTGTGAACTTTGAGGAGTTTGTTTCTCTGGTTGTTGGACTGTCTGTTGCCTGTGAGCAGTGCTATCAGCTGCAAATGAAAAAGGCTGGAAAGAAGTAG